A part of Arcobacter sp. F2176 genomic DNA contains:
- a CDS encoding response regulator transcription factor, with protein MKRKILLLEDDITLNETIVEYLEDNDFEVISLYDGEEAYAKIYEEKFDLLILDVNVPTLSGFELLENLRIDNINTPVIFMTSLNSMESFEKGFNLGCDDYIRKPFELKELVIRVESILKRGYFHSVDTKVNIVDDIFFDTSSNLLFKKDEQIKINNKETKLLKLFLQNQEQILSHDQIYEYVWDYNEESSDFSLRTYIKNLRKIFGKERIISVKKLGYRFTTE; from the coding sequence ATGAAAAGAAAGATTTTACTTTTAGAAGATGATATTACATTAAATGAAACTATTGTTGAATATTTAGAAGATAATGATTTTGAAGTTATTTCTTTGTATGATGGAGAAGAAGCATATGCAAAAATTTATGAAGAAAAGTTTGATTTACTAATATTAGATGTAAATGTTCCTACTTTAAGTGGTTTTGAACTTTTAGAGAATCTAAGAATTGATAATATAAATACTCCTGTTATATTTATGACTTCATTGAATTCAATGGAATCTTTTGAAAAAGGTTTTAATTTGGGTTGTGATGATTATATTAGAAAGCCTTTTGAACTAAAGGAGTTAGTAATAAGAGTAGAATCAATATTAAAAAGAGGATATTTTCACAGTGTTGATACAAAAGTTAATATAGTTGATGATATCTTTTTTGATACAAGTTCTAATTTACTTTTTAAAAAAGATGAACAAATAAAAATAAATAACAAAGAAACAAAACTTTTAAAACTATTTTTGCAAAATCAAGAACAAATTTTGTCACATGATCAAATTTATGAGTATGTTTGGGACTATAATGAAGAAAGTAGTGATTTTTCACTAAGAACATATATAAAGAATTTGAGAAAAATATTTGGGAAAGAGAGAATCATAAGTGTTAAAAAGCTTGGATATAGATTTACCACAGAGTGA
- a CDS encoding DUF1104 domain-containing protein: MKKVVLIFLALFIVTPLFAVDYSEMSTQELIEIIGFVKKENRAKFEKELKSRVSTMNSKEKNQYKRNIQKTKEKR, encoded by the coding sequence ATGAAAAAAGTTGTATTAATATTTCTAGCTCTATTTATAGTAACACCACTTTTTGCTGTTGATTATTCTGAAATGTCTACTCAAGAGTTGATAGAAATTATAGGTTTTGTAAAAAAAGAAAACAGAGCAAAATTTGAAAAAGAATTAAAATCTAGAGTTTCAACTATGAATTCAAAAGAAAAAAATCAATATAAAAGAAATATACAAAAAACAAAAGAAAAAAGATAA
- the lolA gene encoding LolA-like outer membrane lipoprotein chaperone, which translates to MFYKVIFVVMFVLSVFLEASPLNNIKSFDADFEQKIINPSKKEILYSGHLYLKDPYYILWQYKEPIKKSVYIVNDFAIIDEPELEQAILTKLKNEIDILNLIKNAKEVSKNRYEADIYDVKYNLFTKDNRISKIEYKDALENNVIITFFTVKQNGHIDDDLFKFLPPENYDIIRK; encoded by the coding sequence ATGTTTTATAAAGTGATTTTTGTTGTAATGTTTGTATTATCTGTATTTTTGGAAGCATCTCCTTTGAATAATATAAAGTCCTTTGATGCAGATTTTGAACAAAAAATTATTAATCCATCAAAAAAAGAAATTTTATATAGTGGACATTTATACTTAAAAGATCCGTATTATATTTTATGGCAATACAAAGAACCTATCAAAAAAAGTGTATATATTGTAAATGATTTTGCAATTATTGATGAACCAGAATTAGAACAAGCAATATTAACTAAACTTAAAAATGAAATTGATATTCTTAATCTAATAAAAAATGCTAAAGAAGTCTCGAAAAATAGGTATGAAGCAGATATTTATGATGTAAAATATAATCTTTTTACAAAAGATAATAGAATAAGTAAGATTGAATATAAAGATGCTCTTGAAAATAATGTTATTATTACTTTCTTCACTGTAAAACAAAATGGACATATTGACGATGATTTATTTAAATTTTTGCCACCTGAAAATTATGACATAATAAGAAAGTAA